In Oryza brachyantha chromosome 1, ObraRS2, whole genome shotgun sequence, the following are encoded in one genomic region:
- the LOC102715810 gene encoding epoxide hydrolase A-like yields MPEPQPTGRSRRRKSRRRSGPVQPDAPNWLTHRCRAAGGRPSRPARRATTKGLSAVRALCGDDHYMCRFQKPGVAEAEFARLDLKHLFKIVFGMRRPATLILPKDKTFFDAIDSDGTCPSWLSEEDISYYADKFSKTGFTGGFNYYRCIDLDWELTAPWTEAPINVPTKFIVGDLDLTYNTPGVKDYIHRGGFKANVPNLEDVVVMEGVGHFINQEKPDEVSEHIWQTKFCGILERFNNLKILHSMAACKTSPEFLLSL; encoded by the exons ATGCCGGAACCCCAACCTACCGGCCGGTCGCGCCGGCGGAAATCACGACGGAGATCTGGGCCCGTACAACCAGACGCTCCAAACTGGCTGACACACCGATGCcgagcggccggcggccggccgtcccgtcccgcccgccgcgcgaCTACAAAAGGTCTCAGCGCCGTCAGGGCGCTCTGCGGCGACGATCACTACATGTGCCGTTTCCAG AAACCCGGAGTGGCCGAAGCTGAATTTGCCCGACTTGATTTGAAGCACCTATTTAAGATAGTTTTCGGAATGCGCAGACCAGCAACTCTCATCCTACCCAAGGACAAGACATTCTTTGATGCAATTGATTCAGATGGTACATGCCCCTCATGGCTGTCAGAAGAAGACATTTCCTACTATGCCGACAAATTCAGCAAGACAGGGTTTACAGGAGGATTCAACTATTACAGATGCATCGACCT GGATTGGGAGCTCACTGCACCATGGACTGAGGCTCCTATTAATGTTCCGACAAAATTCATCGTTGGCGACCTGGATCTTACATACAACACACCAGGGGTGAAGGATTATATTCACAGGGGTGGCTTCAAAGCCAATGTGCCGAATCTGGAGGATGTGGTTGTTATGGAGGGAGTTGGCCACTTCATCAACCAGGAGAAGCCTGATGAGGTTTCTGAACACATTT GGCAGACTAAATTTTGTGGAATTTTGGAGAGATTTAACAACCTGAAAATTCTGCATTCGATGGCAGCCTGCAAAACGAGTCCAGAATTCTTGCTGTCCTTGTGA
- the LOC102720465 gene encoding epoxide hydrolase A-like, with protein MTAEVRHRTVEVASGVRLHVAEAGPEDGPAVVLVHGFPELWYSWRHQMAALAARGFRAVAPDLRGYGDSDAPADQASYTVLHLVGDLVALIADLGQPRVFVAAHDWGAAVAWQLCLLRPDLVTALVVLSVEYHPRNPSRSPVQTLRAICGDEHYICFFQKPGVAEAEFGRCDIKCALKKFYGMRKPEPLIIPQGKTLFDSIDSDGTCPAWLTEEDIAYYAEKFEKTGFTAGLNYYRCIDLNWELTAPWTGVPIKVPTKFIVGDQDLTYNIPGVKDYIHKGGLKASVPNLEDVVVMEGVAHFINQEKPNEVSNHICEFFGKF; from the exons ATGACGGCGGAGGTGAGGCACCGTACGGTGGAGGTGGCGAGCGGGGTGCGCCTGCacgtggcggaggcggggccGGAGGACGGGCCCGCGGTGGTGCTCGTGCACGGCTTCCCGGAGCTCTGGTACTCCTGGCGCCACCAGAtggccgcgctcgccgccagggggttccgcgccgtcgcgcccgacctccGCGGGTACGGCGACTCCGACGCCCCCGCCGACCAGGCCTCCTACACCGTCCTCCACCTCGTCGGCGACCTCGTCGCGCTCATCGCCGACCTCGGCCAGCCCCGGGTGTTCGTGGCGGCGCACGACTggggcgccgccgtggcgtgGCAGCTGTGCCTGCTCCGCCCCGACCTGGTCACGGCACTCGTCGTCCTCAGCGTCGAGTACCACCCGCGGAACCCGAGCAGGAGCCCGGTGCAGACCCTCAGGGCCATCTGCGGGGACGAACACTACATCTGCTTCTTCCAG AAACCTGGAGTGGCCGAAGCTGAATTTGGTCGATGTGATATAAAGTGTGCCTTAAAGAAATTCTATGGAATGCGGAAGCCAGAACCTCTGATTATACCTCAAGGCAAGACCTTATTTGACTCGATTGATTCAGATGGTACTTGCCCTGCATGGCTGACAGAAGAAGACATTGCCTACTACGCTGAGAAATTTGAGAAAACAGGGTTTACCGCTGGATTGAATTACTACAGATGCATCGACTT GAATTGGGAGTTGACTGCACCATGGACTGGAGTTCCGATAAAAGTTCCGACAAAATTCATTGTTGGAGACCAGGACCTTACATACAACATCCCTGGTGTGAAAGACTACATTCACAAGGGTGGCTTAAAGGCAAGCGTGCCAAATCTGGAGGATGTGGTTGTGATGGAGGGTGTTGCCCACTTCATCAACCAGGAGAAGCCTAATGAGGTTTCCAACCACATTTGCGAGTTCTTTGGCAAGTTCTGA
- the LOC107303456 gene encoding uncharacterized protein LOC107303456 — MDAIVEDGRAGHSAEGGEMGGSRRRENGVVVGGELGDDRRRENGGVDGADGGGGGRHAPGFTANTNDTLLVVATLITTLTYQLGTNIPGGYWQDDAADGSHAAGYPIMRDKHRRRYWLFMAASWAGFGSSMLLTLCLLTGVPSRSRAVQWPFLVAYSSLVLTFITSQSRTSLAMDVLIWAAVMAVLTVGIKYRRLDRLRFLLCPPAPGPPRTP; from the coding sequence ATGGACGCCATTGTTGAGGACGGCCGCGCCGGCCActcggcggagggcggcgagatGGGCGGCAGCCGCCGGCGGGAGAAcggtgtcgtcgtcggcggcgagctgggtgACGATCGCCGGCGTGAGAACGGTGGCGTGGACGGtgctgacggcggcggcggcggcaggcacGCGCCGGGGTTCACGGCGAACACGAACGACACGCTGTTGGTGGTGGCGACGCTGATCACGACGCTGACGTACCAGCTCGGGACGAACATCCCCGGCGGGTACTGGCaggacgacgccgccgacggcagCCACGCCGCCGGGTACCCGATCATGCGCGACAAGCACCGGCGGCGGTACTGGCTCTTCatggcggcgagctgggccgggttCGGCAGCTCGATGCTGCTCACCCTCTGCCTGCTCACCGGCGTGCCGTCGCGGTCGCGCGCCGTGCAGTGGCCGTTCCTGGTGGCCTACTCCAGCCTCGTGCTCACCTTCATCACCTCGCAGTCGCGGACGTCGCTCGCCATGGACGTGCTCATCTGGGCCGCCGTCATGGCCGTGCTCACCGTCGGCATCAAGTACCGCCGCCTCGACAGGCTCCGCTTCCTCTTATGCCCGCCTGCTCCGGGACCTCCTCGTACGCCATGA
- the LOC102720184 gene encoding syntaxin-22-like gives MSFQDLEAGNARGLPRRGGRAGAGAAGAGASQAVASGVFQINTAVSTFQRLVNTLGTPKDTPDLRERIHKTRTHITQLVKDTSEKLKQASEADHRVEVSASKKIADAKLAKDFQAVLKEFQKAQRLAVEREAAYAPFISQAGLPQSYNSSEVNNGADKLAEQRTALLESRRQELVFLDNEIVFNEAIIEERDQGIQEIQHQITEVNEIFKDLAVLVHDQGQMIDDIDTHIENAIVATTQAKGQLSKAAKTQKSNSSLICLLLVIFGVVLLIVIIVLAA, from the exons ATGAGCTTCCAGGACCTGGAGGCGGGGAACGCCCGCGGGCTGCCGCGGAGGGGCGGCCgtgcgggggcgggggcggccggcgcgggcgcgtcGCAGGCCGTGGCGTCGGGCGTGTTCCAGATCAACACGGCGGTGTCGACGTTCCAGCGGCTGGTCAACACGCTCGGCACGCCCAAGGACACCCCCGACCTCCGGGAGAGGAT ACATAAGACACGCACACACATAACGCAACTGGTGAAGGATACGTCAGAGAAGCTTAAACAAGCTAGTGAGGCAGACCATCGTGTCGAAGTCAGC GCCAGCAAAAAGATTGCTGATGCGAAGCTTGCAAAGGATTTCCAAGCAGTTCTGAAAGAATTTCAGAAAGCGCAACGGTTAGCAGTAGAGAGAGAAGCTGCCTATGCACCCTTCATTTCTCAAGCAGGCCTGCCACAGAG TTATAACTCAAGCGAGGTGAATAATGGAGCCGATAAGTTAGCTGAGCAACGGACAGCACTTCTAGAATCAAGAAG GCAAGAATTAGTCTTCTTGGATAACGAGATCGTATTCAATGAGGCTATCATTGAGGAGAGGGACCAGGGAATACAAGAGATTCAGCATCAAATTACTGAAGTAAATGAAATATTCAAAGATCTTGCTGTGCTAGTCCATGATCAAGGACAAATGATTG ATGACATTGACACCCATATCGAGAACGCTATTGTAGCAACTACACAAGCAAAAGGGCAGCTTTCAAAAGCTGCTAAAACTCAGAAGTCGAACTCTTCGCTG ATATGCTTGTTGCTGGTTATATTCGGGGTTGTCCTGCTCATAGTGATAATCGTCCTCGCAGCCTAA